In the genome of Bacteroidales bacterium, the window CAACATTCTTATTTTAGGAACAATTTCAATAGGTGCATGTTTTGAAAAATCCTGTTCATATCCTTGTAATATTCGATTTTGAATTTCCCGTACTTCATTAAAATCATTATTATTACAAAGTGCACTTACTGCTTCTGGCATCCCTCCAACATAGTAATATTGGCGTAAAAGCTGAATTAATTTTTGCTTAAATGTTTTTATTAAATCCCAATTTCTGTTTAAAAGAAGAGATAAAAGATTTTTTTGTCCTTTGGCTTCTAAAAATTCAGAAAAACTTAATGGGTAAAGATCTAAAAATTCCACTTTACCCACAGGAAAAGAAGTTTGTTGATGCAAAGCCACTCCCAATAAAGAACCGGCAGCAATAACATGATATTCGGGAGCATTTTCATAAAAATATTTTAAGGAAGTTATTGCGTCTGCGGCCTCTTGTATTTCATCGAAAATTATCAGTGTATTTTTTGCATCAAATACAATTCCAGTTTCAATTTGTAATGCAGTGAGTATTCTGTTTATATTGAAATCGTCGTCAAAAATATTTTTAAGATGCTTACTACTTTCAAAATCAATATAAATGTTTTGCTTATATTCCCTCCTTCCAAATTCTTTCATCAACCATGTCTTACCTACTTGCCGTGCACCTCGTATAACTAATGGCTTACGTGTTTTGGAATTTTTCCATTGTATTAAGCTGTTTATCTGGGTTCTTTCCATTATAAATTCAATCATATAGTCTTATGGATACACGTTTTTTTCTAATGACTTTTTGCAATATAATACATTTTATCTAACGACTTTTTGGTTTGACAAACATTTTGTCTAACGACTTTGTTGTGTAAGATTTCTTTTCCTTTTACATTACAAATATTATTTCTATCAAAGACACCCGGCACGCTAAGAAAAAATAACATTATTATCTTTTACTGCCTGGCAGATATTTAATGTGCCTTTTATATTAGTATCAACATAGCTGTCAGGTGCAATATAAGAATATGGAATAGCAATTAAAGCAGCGAGATGAAAAACAATATCAATATTTTTTGTGATATGTTTACAATAATGCGGATCTCTAATGTCGCCATTTAAAACTTCAATCTTATCTAAACCTTCAATGTCTTCTAGCCAGCCCCAATAATTGAACGAGTTATATTGTGAAAGTGCTCTTACTTTACATCCCTTCTTGATTAATATTTCTGTTAAATGAGAACCAATAAATCCATCAGCTCCTGTTACTAATATAGTTTTATTTGATAAATGCATAAAAAATTATTTATTATTTTGTTCTGTTTTTCCACTGCTCCGCCTCGTAAGTCCCAAAAACAGATTGTTGTCTGGTAGGGGTTGTTCCACTAATTTGTTCACGGATTACACTAATTTTTTCTTATTAATTGGTAACATCAAAGTACAGTTTACAAAGCATTAAGATATTTTTCAATAAAAACATTAAATGCGCAAACTTTTATATTTTCACGTATTTTATATTCGCTGCCCTGAGGTATTATAATAAAATTATTATTTGAATTAAGTGTTTCTATACTGTTAATTAATCCTTTTGATATTTTTGGGGATAATGAAAATTTTATTTCCGCTGTGGCAATAGGTTTCATTCCTTTAACAAATACCAGATCTACTTCTGCTCCGGCATGTGTTCTATAAAAAAACAAATCAATATCTTCGTTTTTTTCTAAGTTAATTTGATTTACTACAAATGTTTCCCATGAATTTCCTAACAGTGGGTTCCCTAATAATTGGTCATAGTCATTTAATCGCAAAAGCCTGTGCAAAATTCCTGTATCATTAATATATATTTTAGGCGATTTAATAATTCGTTTTTTAATATTATAAAAATACGGCTTAAGTAGGGTAAGCATAAAAGCACCCTCTAAAAAATCAATATATGAGTAAATTGTATGATTCGAGACAGATAACGATTTTGCTATTGCATTGTAATTCAGCAAACTACCTGTTTGCCATGTAAGCATTTCCCATAACCTGCGAACAAATTGAGGTTTTGCTTTTAAGCCTAATAAAGGTAAATCTTTTTCAAGATATGTTTTTATAAAATTATTAAGCCATATTTTAGAGGACTTTTCATTTGGTGATAAATATGATAAAGGAAATCCGCCACCAAAAAAATGCTTTTGAAAATTATAATTATCTTTTAGCTCTATTGCAGAAAAAGGTCCTAATTCAATATAGCCAATTCTACCTGCCAATGTTTCGGAACTTTGTTTTAATAATTCCGGACTGGCTGATCCTAATATAATAAAATTACATTTTTCATTATTTTCATCAACAATGGACCTTATTAAGGGGAATAAATCCGGTTTGTTTTGAACTTCATCAATAATAATACATTTACCCTTATGTTGTGATAAATAAAATTCTGCATTTTCCAATTTATCAAAATCCGATGGCTTTTCTAAATCTAAATAAACAGATTCTTTATCTATTATGCCTGCATAATATTTTACAAAAGTTGTTTTACCTACTTGTCTTGGTCCAATTATTGCGATAACAGGAAAAATATTACTGTATTCATTTATTTTATCTAATATGTTTCTTTTTATCATCATAGAAATATAGAAATGATAATTCCAAATTACAATGTAAAATTATATAATAATATTTATAAAAACAATATATTTGTTCACGAATTACACTAATTGGTTCATGGATTATACGGATTAAATGTTTTTAATTATTTTCTTTAGTTCTTTAATAAAATATTCTGAAATTTCTTGTTTAGTTATTTTTTCTTTAGGGCATAAATGATTTGATATATCATTTTCTTGAATGTCGTTAGTATAAATTAGTGTTTCAGTATAAGTTATTGGGGATAACTCCGGTAAAAATTTTTTTGTTTTTTTTATTATATCATTCAAATTAGAATAGTATTTTGAAATGAAATACAAATCATAATAATCTCTAATAGTGTTTCGTTGGGCTATTGCCGAAAATTTTAAACAGGCAATAATATCTATCGTTGCGATATTAATATTTTTATAGTTAAATGAATGTTTTTTTACAGAAAAAGGGATTAAAATTGCACCAGAGCTAAAAAAAGCAACTTTTGTTTGTTCAAT includes:
- a CDS encoding nucleotidyl transferase AbiEii/AbiGii toxin family protein, coding for MASIIDLSYIPKSAKKVLENLSNTSFIRNYTLVGGTALSLQIKHRLSEDLDFIFDGETLNINIIKRNIHKLFSDYRIIKQDYNYQIDFIIEQTKVAFFSSGAILIPFSVKKHSFNYKNINIATIDIIACLKFSAIAQRNTIRDYYDLYFISKYYSNLNDIIKKTKKFLPELSPITYTETLIYTNDIQENDISNHLCPKEKITKQEISEYFIKELKKIIKNI
- a CDS encoding ATP-binding protein, whose translation is MERTQINSLIQWKNSKTRKPLVIRGARQVGKTWLMKEFGRREYKQNIYIDFESSKHLKNIFDDDFNINRILTALQIETGIVFDAKNTLIIFDEIQEAADAITSLKYFYENAPEYHVIAAGSLLGVALHQQTSFPVGKVEFLDLYPLSFSEFLEAKGQKNLLSLLLNRNWDLIKTFKQKLIQLLRQYYYVGGMPEAVSALCNNNDFNEVREIQNRILQGYEQDFSKHAPIEIVPKIRMLWNSIPAQLAKENRKFIYGVIKKGARAKDYEIAIAWLINCGLIHKVSRASKPAMPLKAYVDFSAFKLFLVDIGLLSAMGNIDVKTLLKGNVIFEEFKGAITEQFVLQQLVTEKEFNVYYWSAEKSTAEIDFLIQYKGRIIPVEVKAEENLQAKSLKMFCQKYNPQQAVRTSMSDYRKENWLTNVPLYAINELKGIN
- a CDS encoding SDR family NAD(P)-dependent oxidoreductase; its protein translation is MHLSNKTILVTGADGFIGSHLTEILIKKGCKVRALSQYNSFNYWGWLEDIEGLDKIEVLNGDIRDPHYCKHITKNIDIVFHLAALIAIPYSYIAPDSYVDTNIKGTLNICQAVKDNNVIFS
- a CDS encoding ATP-binding protein; translated protein: MMIKRNILDKINEYSNIFPVIAIIGPRQVGKTTFVKYYAGIIDKESVYLDLEKPSDFDKLENAEFYLSQHKGKCIIIDEVQNKPDLFPLIRSIVDENNEKCNFIILGSASPELLKQSSETLAGRIGYIELGPFSAIELKDNYNFQKHFFGGGFPLSYLSPNEKSSKIWLNNFIKTYLEKDLPLLGLKAKPQFVRRLWEMLTWQTGSLLNYNAIAKSLSVSNHTIYSYIDFLEGAFMLTLLKPYFYNIKKRIIKSPKIYINDTGILHRLLRLNDYDQLLGNPLLGNSWETFVVNQINLEKNEDIDLFFYRTHAGAEVDLVFVKGMKPIATAEIKFSLSPKISKGLINSIETLNSNNNFIIIPQGSEYKIRENIKVCAFNVFIEKYLNAL